One stretch of Micromonospora cremea DNA includes these proteins:
- a CDS encoding ABC transporter substrate-binding protein, with amino-acid sequence MPNQRPKRTYSIATATLASAALLLGAAACGSTDQTTDASSTGTPGPVSTLLPESVQEAGTLTIATDAQLPPNNFVGPDGKTIIGVSVDMGNAVAKALGVKATFVNTKFASLITGLQAGRYDIAMSGITDTAERQKQVDFVDFIESGQVFIVPKGNPGKVDSQDAMCGKTLSLVTGTISVDLAEAQSAKCVQAGQEQVTILKFPTVADALLQLTNGRADANIANLGKAAYQSKESGGKLEVAGKPFATSYDAVAVKKGDKEMIAALQYGFDKIIKDGTYQKILEKWDVQDSAVDKVVVNGGDSLEGSTS; translated from the coding sequence ATGCCCAACCAACGTCCCAAACGTACGTACTCCATCGCCACCGCGACCCTGGCCAGCGCGGCCCTGCTCCTCGGGGCGGCCGCCTGCGGATCGACCGACCAAACGACCGACGCAAGCTCCACCGGTACCCCCGGTCCAGTGAGCACCCTGCTGCCCGAGAGCGTTCAGGAGGCGGGAACCCTGACCATCGCCACGGACGCCCAACTTCCGCCCAACAACTTCGTCGGCCCGGACGGCAAGACCATCATCGGCGTGAGCGTCGACATGGGCAACGCGGTCGCCAAGGCACTCGGCGTGAAGGCGACGTTCGTCAACACGAAGTTCGCCTCCCTTATCACGGGCCTGCAGGCCGGCCGCTACGACATCGCGATGTCCGGCATCACCGACACCGCCGAACGGCAGAAGCAGGTCGACTTCGTCGACTTCATCGAGTCGGGTCAGGTCTTCATCGTCCCGAAGGGAAACCCCGGCAAGGTCGACTCCCAGGACGCCATGTGCGGAAAGACCCTCAGCCTGGTCACCGGCACCATCTCCGTGGACCTCGCCGAGGCCCAGTCGGCCAAGTGCGTCCAGGCGGGCCAGGAGCAGGTCACGATCCTGAAGTTCCCGACGGTCGCCGACGCCCTTCTGCAGCTGACGAACGGACGGGCTGACGCCAACATCGCCAACCTCGGGAAGGCCGCCTACCAGTCGAAGGAGTCCGGCGGGAAGCTTGAAGTCGCCGGGAAGCCGTTCGCGACCTCATACGACGCGGTCGCGGTGAAAAAGGGCGACAAAGAGATGATCGCCGCGCTGCAGTACGGCTTCGACAAGATCATTAAGGACGGCACCTACCAGAAGATCCTGGAGAAGTGGGACGTCCAGGACAGCGCCGTGGACAAGGTCGTCGTCAACGGCGGCGACTCGCTGGAGGGGAGCACCAGCTGA
- a CDS encoding MmgE/PrpD family protein — protein sequence MTSHDKPIAHLLARFAADHRANPMLVERFGEDIHGRIVDVLGNSLAATTTAVFPVTSTVVRTWGGAPHATAIGLNQRVPTASATFHNGTLAHALDFDDTHLPSVLHPSASVIPAVIATAEAVDASYDALVAAATVGIEITNRLGMAGYDDALGNSVFFERGLHATSICGTLGSAVAVAMLLGGDQDVIGHAIGLAASMGAGLLEANRTGGTVKKIHCGWAAHAGTVAAELAVAGLTGPPTVLEGRFGFLQAHCGDRVDLAALTDDLGTSWTLGDVGFKPYPCNIYTHPVIDAALMLRERGITADQLDWVEAGVAKPTLRTIAEPPEKKANPTTGYEAQFSGPYAFAAAMLGGGGLGVGLQDFTDAAAVEPQRRALAGRVRMVESDTATAAFPRRISCVLRYGTQQGQEGEIAIPVNRGFGARTLTADEHLMKFRSNASTALPAPQVEALEKALQRLPQTSMTDLMSGLRQLAPSHGSPDRKGY from the coding sequence ATGACCTCCCACGACAAACCGATCGCGCACCTGCTCGCCCGCTTTGCCGCGGACCATCGCGCCAACCCCATGCTGGTGGAGCGGTTCGGCGAAGACATCCACGGCCGGATCGTCGACGTTCTCGGTAACTCCCTCGCGGCCACCACCACAGCCGTGTTCCCGGTGACCTCGACCGTCGTGCGCACCTGGGGCGGCGCCCCACACGCCACCGCGATCGGGCTCAACCAGCGTGTGCCGACCGCCTCCGCGACTTTCCACAACGGAACCCTCGCCCACGCCCTCGATTTCGACGACACCCACCTGCCGTCGGTCCTACACCCTAGCGCCTCGGTCATTCCGGCGGTGATTGCCACCGCCGAAGCCGTGGACGCCTCTTACGACGCCCTCGTGGCGGCCGCGACGGTCGGGATCGAGATCACCAACCGGCTCGGCATGGCAGGCTACGACGACGCACTCGGCAACTCCGTCTTCTTCGAACGCGGCCTGCACGCGACCTCGATCTGCGGCACCCTCGGATCCGCCGTCGCGGTGGCGATGCTGCTCGGAGGCGACCAGGACGTCATCGGGCACGCGATCGGGCTCGCGGCGAGCATGGGCGCCGGCCTGCTGGAGGCCAACCGCACCGGCGGCACGGTGAAAAAAATCCACTGTGGATGGGCCGCCCACGCAGGCACGGTGGCGGCCGAACTGGCCGTTGCCGGGCTCACCGGCCCGCCCACCGTGCTCGAGGGACGGTTCGGGTTCCTGCAGGCTCACTGCGGTGACCGGGTCGACCTCGCCGCCCTGACCGACGACCTGGGGACCAGCTGGACGCTGGGCGACGTCGGCTTCAAGCCGTACCCCTGCAACATCTACACGCACCCGGTGATCGATGCCGCGCTCATGCTCCGCGAGCGCGGCATCACCGCCGACCAACTCGACTGGGTCGAGGCCGGAGTCGCCAAGCCCACGTTGCGGACCATCGCCGAACCGCCGGAGAAGAAGGCCAATCCGACCACCGGCTACGAGGCCCAGTTCAGCGGGCCCTACGCCTTCGCGGCCGCGATGCTCGGGGGCGGTGGGCTCGGGGTGGGCCTGCAGGACTTTACCGACGCCGCCGCGGTCGAGCCACAGCGGCGGGCGCTCGCGGGACGTGTACGCATGGTCGAATCGGACACCGCCACCGCCGCCTTCCCCCGAAGGATCTCCTGCGTCCTGCGCTACGGCACCCAGCAGGGCCAGGAGGGGGAGATCGCAATCCCAGTCAACCGCGGTTTCGGCGCTCGCACGCTCACCGCCGACGAGCACCTCATGAAGTTCCGCTCCAACGCCTCGACCGCACTGCCTGCGCCGCAGGTGGAGGCACTCGAAAAGGCGCTCCAGCGGCTCCCACAGACGTCGATGACCGACCTCATGTCGGGCCTTCGACAGCTTGCCCCCAGTCACGGGTCACCGGACAGAAAAGGTTACTGA
- a CDS encoding RraA family protein, whose amino-acid sequence MSGTPGFRITSEWTRPNPTTVAAFADVPSPNIGDAMNRLGVVDPRIQAVWPGARCAGSALPVWTRAGDNLMIHKAIDMAEPGDVIVVNGQGDLTRALFGELMAHSAAALGVGGLVFDGSVRDVASLAELRLPVFACGVSPAGPFKQGPGEIGRPVAIGGVVCAPGDLVVADADGVVIVPHEDVDAVLAEAQAIQQREAKRLQEIRGGSPRRAGIDEELIRRGVLGKAS is encoded by the coding sequence ATGAGCGGAACGCCGGGATTTCGCATCACCTCAGAGTGGACCCGACCCAACCCCACCACCGTCGCCGCCTTCGCCGACGTGCCGTCGCCCAACATCGGCGACGCCATGAACCGGCTCGGCGTGGTCGATCCGCGCATCCAGGCCGTCTGGCCAGGCGCACGATGCGCCGGGTCGGCCCTGCCGGTTTGGACCCGGGCCGGCGACAACCTGATGATCCATAAGGCGATCGACATGGCCGAGCCAGGTGACGTGATCGTCGTCAACGGCCAAGGAGACCTCACCCGTGCCCTGTTCGGAGAACTGATGGCGCACAGCGCCGCCGCGCTCGGCGTGGGTGGCCTGGTCTTCGACGGATCCGTCCGCGACGTCGCGTCCCTGGCGGAGCTGCGGCTGCCCGTGTTCGCCTGCGGCGTGAGCCCTGCCGGCCCCTTCAAGCAGGGGCCTGGCGAGATCGGGCGACCGGTCGCCATCGGCGGCGTGGTCTGCGCTCCGGGCGACCTCGTCGTGGCCGACGCCGACGGCGTGGTCATCGTCCCCCACGAGGACGTCGACGCCGTGCTCGCCGAAGCACAGGCGATCCAGCAACGGGAGGCCAAACGCCTTCAGGAGATCCGGGGCGGCTCACCCCGACGAGCCGGCATCGACGAGGAACTGATCCGGCGCGGCGTACTCGGGAAGGCATCGTGA
- a CDS encoding transposase family protein — protein sequence MQVITAAHPEWIFPFTGLQPAQFRRLVRLVAERGGGAIADGRPGRQWALDLPDRVLLVAAYWRTNLTMRQIGPLFGVSHSAAHRVIDALGPLLALAPVRRRPLEQIAIVDGTLIPTRDHRLATRSKNYRYSTNLQVAINANTRLVIAVGDPQPGNRNDTIVYRSSGIDQKLDGRPVMADGGYRGNPEVIIPYRKPADGSDLPDWKQALNVEHRTVRAGVEHALARMKCFKILRDYCRAAHTLADAACGIANLHNIILAG from the coding sequence GTGCAGGTGATCACCGCAGCCCACCCTGAGTGGATCTTTCCGTTCACCGGGCTGCAGCCCGCCCAGTTCCGCCGGCTGGTCCGTCTGGTAGCCGAGCGTGGCGGTGGTGCGATCGCTGATGGCCGGCCGGGCCGGCAGTGGGCCTTGGACCTGCCGGATCGGGTGTTGCTGGTGGCGGCGTACTGGCGCACGAACCTGACGATGCGCCAGATCGGGCCGCTGTTCGGGGTGTCGCACTCGGCTGCGCACCGGGTCATCGACGCCCTCGGCCCGCTGCTCGCACTGGCGCCGGTGCGCCGGCGGCCGCTCGAGCAGATCGCCATCGTCGACGGCACTCTGATCCCCACCCGCGACCACCGCCTGGCCACCCGGAGCAAAAACTACCGGTACTCGACGAACCTGCAGGTCGCCATCAACGCCAACACCCGCCTGGTCATCGCCGTCGGCGACCCACAGCCCGGCAACCGCAACGACACGATCGTCTACCGCAGCTCAGGGATCGACCAAAAGTTGGACGGGCGGCCCGTGATGGCCGACGGCGGCTACCGCGGCAACCCTGAGGTGATCATCCCGTACCGCAAGCCCGCCGACGGCAGTGACCTGCCGGACTGGAAGCAAGCCCTGAACGTCGAACACCGGACCGTTCGAGCCGGGGTCGAACATGCCTTGGCCAGGATGAAGTGCTTCAAGATCCTGCGCGACTACTGCCGCGCCGCCCATACATTGGCCGACGCCGCTTGCGGCATCGCCAACCTCCACAACATCATCCTCGCTGGCTGA
- a CDS encoding TetR/AcrR family transcriptional regulator, which produces MEASVKRRPRGPRRAFTEDEILDAALTLLDEGGPNAATLRGIAAKVDVSPNAVYTYFPDKAAVFKALVERLLGQVDHGVFADRGEPWRQRVESLALELRARLTAHPGAVGLVIGGPMDGPQARALNERLLELLADAGLTTFDAARAAHLLLVYVFGSIALEVADHGQAGPLPPEAERTDSRHRASAAAEPDRFPRSAAAADVMAGYVSTQQYIWGLHRMLDGITASAVGNPERSPSSTAEDTTGH; this is translated from the coding sequence ATGGAAGCATCGGTCAAACGCCGTCCTCGCGGTCCGCGGCGGGCGTTCACCGAGGACGAGATCCTCGACGCCGCGTTGACCCTGCTCGACGAGGGCGGCCCGAACGCCGCGACCCTGCGAGGCATCGCCGCCAAGGTGGACGTGTCCCCCAATGCGGTGTACACCTACTTCCCCGACAAGGCCGCCGTGTTCAAAGCGCTGGTCGAGCGCCTGCTCGGCCAGGTCGACCACGGCGTCTTCGCCGACCGTGGCGAACCGTGGCGGCAACGGGTGGAATCCCTCGCACTGGAACTGCGAGCCCGACTGACCGCCCACCCCGGCGCGGTCGGCCTCGTGATCGGCGGGCCGATGGACGGGCCGCAGGCTCGGGCCCTCAACGAACGGCTCCTCGAACTCCTCGCCGACGCCGGACTGACCACCTTCGACGCCGCACGGGCGGCTCACCTGCTGCTCGTCTACGTGTTCGGATCCATCGCCCTCGAGGTCGCCGACCACGGGCAGGCCGGACCCCTGCCCCCAGAAGCGGAACGAACGGACAGCCGGCACCGCGCGTCTGCCGCCGCAGAGCCCGACCGGTTTCCCCGTTCCGCTGCCGCAGCGGACGTGATGGCCGGATACGTCTCCACCCAGCAATACATCTGGGGACTGCACCGCATGCTCGACGGCATCACCGCGAGCGCGGTCGGCAACCCGGAACGTTCACCCTCATCCACGGCCGAGGACACTACGGGGCACTGA
- a CDS encoding DUF4386 domain-containing protein yields the protein MTATGTGLRRATGGLLLTGAVAFAAAATVLSSTFDWPHILREPGSVVLPAFAAGGTSLVWTWFATAWTYAILAVPILLLPAVLRRRDDPVLRAATYLGATSVVLSLVGFLRWVFAVPPLAHAYVTGDATTQAAVDAAWTAQHQFGGAPLGEHLGQLLIIGWSVTLSMTILRSRVLPRWLGITGLAVSTIYLLNQGDILATAVPGFPVWDLAGLLGSTSWGLWIAALGVTLLRRPISNPIPDTSDAPLARTSTPRRPITIGPRS from the coding sequence ATGACAGCTACCGGAACGGGCCTCCGCCGAGCGACCGGCGGGCTACTCCTGACAGGGGCCGTCGCGTTCGCCGCCGCCGCGACGGTGTTGTCCTCGACGTTCGACTGGCCGCACATCCTGCGGGAGCCCGGCAGTGTGGTCCTGCCGGCCTTCGCCGCCGGCGGCACCAGCCTGGTGTGGACCTGGTTCGCGACCGCATGGACGTACGCGATCCTGGCCGTGCCGATCCTGTTGCTGCCTGCTGTACTCCGCCGGCGCGACGACCCGGTGCTGCGGGCGGCCACCTACCTCGGCGCCACCTCGGTGGTGCTCTCGCTGGTCGGGTTCCTGCGCTGGGTCTTCGCCGTCCCGCCGCTGGCCCACGCCTACGTCACCGGCGACGCCACCACCCAGGCCGCGGTGGACGCCGCCTGGACCGCCCAACACCAGTTCGGCGGCGCGCCGCTCGGCGAACACCTCGGCCAACTGCTCATCATCGGCTGGTCGGTCACCCTCAGCATGACCATCCTGCGCAGCCGGGTACTGCCACGCTGGCTCGGCATCACCGGCCTCGCCGTCAGCACGATCTACCTGCTCAACCAGGGCGACATCCTCGCCACCGCCGTCCCGGGCTTCCCCGTCTGGGACCTGGCCGGGCTGCTCGGCAGCACCAGCTGGGGGCTGTGGATCGCCGCCCTCGGCGTGACGCTCCTACGCCGACCGATCTCCAACCCGATCCCGGACACCAGCGACGCCCCCTTGGCACGCACCTCCACCCCACGCCGGCCAATCACGATCGGCCCGAGGAGCTGA
- a CDS encoding amino acid ABC transporter ATP-binding protein: protein MVRAEGVRKSFGRVEVLKGISLEVARGEVTCVIGPSGSGKSTFLRCINHLEKIQAGRIWIDGDLIGYRQVGENLHELRDREVCRQRAEVGMVFQQWNLFPHLTVLGNCLEAAVRVKKDSRQLATERAQRLLERVGLAHKADSYPSQLSGGQQQRVAIARALMMEPKLMLFDEPTSALDPELVGEVLDVMKSLAAEGMTMVVVTHEMSFAREVADTVVFMDEGVVVEYGDPQQVLARPQNGRTQSFLSKVL from the coding sequence ATGGTCCGCGCCGAGGGCGTACGCAAGTCCTTCGGCCGGGTCGAGGTTCTTAAGGGGATCTCCCTCGAGGTAGCCCGAGGCGAGGTCACGTGCGTGATCGGACCGTCCGGCTCGGGGAAGTCCACGTTCCTGCGCTGCATCAACCACCTGGAGAAGATCCAGGCCGGCCGCATCTGGATCGACGGCGATCTCATCGGCTACCGCCAGGTCGGCGAGAACCTCCACGAACTGCGTGACCGGGAGGTGTGCCGGCAGCGTGCCGAGGTGGGGATGGTCTTCCAGCAGTGGAACCTCTTCCCCCACCTGACCGTTCTCGGCAACTGCCTGGAGGCCGCCGTACGGGTCAAGAAGGACTCGCGGCAGTTGGCGACCGAGCGGGCTCAGCGGCTGTTGGAGCGGGTTGGTCTCGCCCACAAGGCGGACAGCTACCCGAGCCAACTCTCCGGCGGCCAGCAGCAGCGCGTTGCCATCGCCCGCGCCCTGATGATGGAGCCCAAGCTGATGCTCTTCGACGAACCGACCAGTGCGCTGGACCCGGAACTCGTCGGCGAGGTCCTGGACGTGATGAAGTCGCTGGCGGCAGAGGGCATGACCATGGTCGTCGTCACCCACGAGATGAGCTTCGCCCGGGAGGTCGCCGACACGGTCGTGTTCATGGACGAGGGAGTCGTTGTCGAGTACGGCGACCCGCAGCAAGTTCTGGCCCGACCGCAAAATGGCCGCACGCAGTCGTTCCTTTCAAAGGTGCTATAA
- a CDS encoding cyclase family protein, with protein sequence MTASPALASVLASLSAGKVYDLAQTLQTGMACSPNHPGFRMALQRRHGDQNRADGTSSASELIITGGHVGTHIDALSHFSDAGCLHGGVDAAAAQQTGRFTKHGAETIPPFLHRGVLLDVAATAGVEVLAPGVSVDTATLQTTAAAAGVEVRAGDVVLVRTGWSRHFADAQRFLGLHDGVPGITTDAAAWLADTGVVAVGGDTTSVEQIPAGQGHSLLPVHRLLLVERGIYLIEMLDLEKLAADNIAEFLFVAIPLKILGGTGSPLRPLAVTAQ encoded by the coding sequence GTGACCGCGAGTCCCGCCCTAGCGTCAGTCCTGGCAAGCCTGTCCGCCGGCAAGGTCTACGACCTCGCCCAGACCCTGCAGACCGGGATGGCCTGCTCACCCAACCACCCCGGCTTCCGCATGGCGCTGCAACGCCGCCACGGTGACCAGAACCGCGCCGACGGCACCTCCTCGGCCAGCGAACTCATCATTACCGGTGGGCACGTCGGCACCCACATCGACGCGCTCTCCCACTTCTCTGACGCGGGATGCCTGCACGGAGGAGTCGATGCGGCAGCCGCCCAGCAGACCGGACGGTTCACCAAGCACGGCGCCGAAACCATCCCACCGTTCCTGCACCGAGGTGTGTTGCTGGACGTCGCGGCAACTGCCGGCGTCGAAGTCCTCGCCCCCGGAGTATCGGTCGACACCGCCACTTTGCAGACCACGGCCGCCGCTGCCGGCGTCGAGGTACGCGCCGGCGACGTTGTGCTTGTCCGCACCGGCTGGTCCCGCCACTTCGCCGACGCGCAACGGTTCCTCGGCCTCCACGACGGCGTACCCGGCATCACGACCGACGCGGCTGCCTGGCTCGCCGACACCGGTGTGGTGGCCGTTGGCGGCGACACGACATCGGTTGAACAGATCCCCGCCGGGCAGGGGCATTCGCTGTTGCCCGTGCACCGGTTGCTCCTCGTCGAACGCGGCATCTACCTCATCGAGATGCTCGACCTCGAAAAGCTCGCGGCCGACAACATCGCGGAGTTCCTGTTCGTCGCGATTCCGCTGAAGATCCTCGGCGGCACGGGATCGCCCCTGCGTCCGCTGGCGGTGACGGCACAATGA
- a CDS encoding SDR family oxidoreductase encodes MKLIRGRPMAGRTVLITGGSAGIGKATALGLATMGAHVAVTGRDRDRANAAAAEIRAAGGGRVDVFVADLSSQAEVRRLADQVLHALTRIDVLVNNVGGYWNTRHVTADGLEHTFALNHLAPFLLTTLLLDQLKHSAPARVVTVSSNAHAMGRIDFDDLQGERSYSGAHAYNQSKLANVLFTYELARRMPAASITANALHPGVVSTSFGADDPAVVQRLLVPFLRPFMKTPNRGAATSIHVASAPDLAQVTGRFFAHSRPRKSSERSYDRAVATRLWQVSADLVAADSPVV; translated from the coding sequence ATGAAGCTGATCCGCGGCAGGCCGATGGCCGGCCGCACAGTGCTGATCACCGGTGGCAGCGCAGGCATCGGCAAGGCGACCGCCCTGGGCCTGGCCACCATGGGCGCCCACGTCGCTGTCACCGGACGGGACCGCGATCGCGCCAACGCCGCGGCCGCCGAGATCCGGGCAGCCGGCGGCGGGCGGGTCGACGTGTTCGTCGCGGACCTGTCGTCCCAGGCGGAGGTACGACGGCTTGCCGACCAGGTCCTTCACGCCCTCACCAGAATCGACGTGCTGGTCAACAACGTCGGGGGGTACTGGAACACCCGGCACGTGACGGCCGACGGGCTCGAGCACACGTTCGCCCTCAACCACCTCGCGCCGTTCCTGCTCACGACGCTGCTCCTCGACCAGTTGAAGCACAGTGCGCCGGCTCGCGTGGTCACGGTCTCGTCCAACGCGCACGCCATGGGGCGCATCGACTTCGACGACCTCCAGGGCGAACGGTCCTACTCCGGCGCACACGCCTACAACCAGTCCAAACTGGCGAACGTCCTGTTCACCTACGAGCTCGCCAGGCGGATGCCGGCCGCCTCGATCACCGCCAACGCGCTGCACCCCGGCGTGGTCAGCACCTCGTTCGGAGCCGACGACCCGGCCGTTGTACAGCGCCTGCTCGTGCCGTTCCTGCGGCCCTTCATGAAGACCCCGAACCGGGGTGCCGCCACCTCGATCCACGTAGCCTCCGCTCCCGATCTCGCGCAGGTGACGGGTCGCTTCTTCGCCCACAGCAGACCCAGGAAATCGTCCGAGCGCAGCTACGACCGGGCCGTCGCGACACGGCTCTGGCAGGTGAGCGCCGACCTGGTCGCCGCGGATTCGCCGGTGGTCTGA
- a CDS encoding amino acid ABC transporter permease, whose amino-acid sequence MLVAAFLVWTFASSPNVHWDVIANYQFSDAILQGLLVTLKLAVICEITGLLLGIGLAVMRLSSSRVLSWLSGIYVWVFRSVPLLVQLVLWFNLGLLFPNIGIPGTSFVVETNDVITGFVAALLGLTLHEAAYNAEIVRGGIAAVDRGQVEAAQALGMNRALLLRRVVLPQALRVIVPPAGNQFISLLKNTSLVAFIAGGDLLSTAQNIYSGNFEIIALLIVASLWYLLLVSITSFLQGRLERHIGRSSAQSSKPRRDEPAPAAVAGA is encoded by the coding sequence GTGCTGGTCGCGGCGTTCCTCGTCTGGACGTTCGCTTCCAGTCCCAACGTGCACTGGGACGTCATCGCGAATTACCAGTTCTCCGACGCCATCCTGCAGGGCCTGCTGGTGACGCTGAAGCTGGCGGTGATCTGCGAGATCACCGGTCTGCTGCTTGGAATCGGACTCGCCGTGATGCGGCTGTCGAGCAGCCGGGTGCTGTCCTGGCTGAGTGGAATCTACGTCTGGGTCTTTCGCAGCGTCCCCCTGCTCGTGCAGCTCGTCCTCTGGTTCAACCTCGGGCTGCTGTTCCCAAACATCGGCATCCCAGGTACGTCGTTCGTCGTCGAGACCAACGACGTCATCACCGGATTCGTCGCCGCGCTCCTGGGCCTGACGCTGCACGAGGCCGCCTACAACGCCGAAATCGTCCGCGGCGGCATCGCCGCTGTCGACCGCGGCCAGGTGGAGGCCGCGCAGGCCCTCGGTATGAACCGAGCGCTCCTGCTACGCCGGGTGGTGCTTCCCCAGGCACTTCGAGTGATCGTGCCGCCCGCCGGCAACCAGTTCATCTCCTTGCTCAAGAACACCTCGCTCGTGGCGTTCATCGCCGGGGGAGACCTGCTCTCGACCGCGCAGAACATCTACTCCGGAAACTTCGAGATCATCGCCCTGCTCATCGTCGCCAGCCTGTGGTACCTCCTGCTGGTCTCGATCACCTCATTCCTGCAGGGCCGCCTGGAACGGCACATCGGGCGGTCTTCGGCGCAGTCGAGCAAGCCACGGCGGGACGAACCCGCGCCGGCTGCGGTGGCCGGTGCCTGA
- a CDS encoding GntR family transcriptional regulator, whose product MTNGSRELAADVYATLRDDIISGELEAGAPLVVTTVATRMGVSRTPVREALRLLTSDGLVESSERQLRVAGRSAQALFDIYEVRIPLEAAAARGAAERHTSFDRMQLIRLHEILREVPPDDVAALNAANRKFHEAIWAATHNSALIDFLKRLDLYLRRYPATALHHAGRYQDSRDEHEALLEAILARDVEVAGERANVHFTAARDVRLRFYDSADPVSRGNTQS is encoded by the coding sequence GTGACCAACGGTTCGAGAGAGTTGGCCGCCGACGTCTACGCGACGCTGCGGGACGACATCATCAGCGGCGAACTCGAAGCCGGGGCGCCGCTGGTCGTGACGACGGTCGCGACGCGCATGGGCGTCAGCCGGACACCAGTTCGGGAGGCCCTGCGCCTGCTTACCAGTGACGGCCTCGTCGAGTCATCAGAGCGGCAACTCCGCGTTGCCGGCCGCAGTGCCCAGGCACTCTTCGACATCTACGAGGTACGTATTCCGCTGGAGGCCGCGGCCGCCCGTGGGGCCGCGGAGCGGCACACCAGCTTCGACCGGATGCAGCTCATCCGACTGCACGAGATCCTGCGAGAGGTTCCGCCCGACGACGTGGCCGCGCTGAACGCCGCGAACCGGAAGTTCCACGAAGCCATCTGGGCGGCCACGCACAACAGCGCACTGATCGACTTCCTGAAGCGCCTCGACCTCTACCTCCGCCGTTATCCGGCGACGGCGCTTCACCACGCCGGGAGATACCAGGACTCCCGCGACGAGCACGAGGCGCTGTTGGAGGCGATCCTGGCTCGCGATGTCGAAGTAGCGGGCGAACGCGCCAACGTCCACTTCACGGCGGCTCGCGACGTTCGGCTGCGCTTCTACGACTCTGCCGACCCCGTGTCCCGGGGAAACACCCAGTCCTGA
- a CDS encoding NAD(P)-dependent alcohol dehydrogenase: MVRDEYGEAEDVLRLEQIDRPEIADGQVLVRVHAAGLDRGVWHAMAGLPYPIRLAGYGLRTPNNRVPGTDVAGRVESVGATVTGLRVGDEVFGVARGSFAQYACAAADKLVLKPKRLTFEQAAAIPVSACTALQGVRDHGRVRSGQHVLVIGASGGVGTFTVQIAKAFGAEVTGVCSTSKLDLVRSIGADHVVDYTRGDVTDGRQRYDVILDIGGNRSLTRLRQALTPRGTLVIMGGETDGRWLGGSDRQLRAMAVSPFVGQKLGTFVATQSAPDLTALAELVEAGKVTPVIDRTYPLGDLAAAIRYLQQGRARGKVVIRV; encoded by the coding sequence ATGGTGCGGGACGAGTACGGCGAGGCCGAGGACGTCCTGCGACTCGAACAGATCGACCGGCCCGAGATCGCCGACGGCCAGGTTCTGGTTCGCGTCCATGCGGCGGGGCTGGATCGGGGTGTCTGGCACGCCATGGCCGGCCTGCCCTACCCGATCCGGCTGGCGGGTTACGGCCTGCGCACGCCCAACAACCGGGTCCCGGGTACCGACGTCGCCGGACGCGTCGAGTCGGTCGGCGCGACCGTGACCGGGCTGCGGGTCGGGGACGAGGTGTTCGGCGTCGCCCGGGGCTCGTTCGCGCAGTACGCCTGCGCCGCAGCGGACAAGCTCGTACTCAAGCCGAAGCGGCTCACCTTCGAGCAGGCGGCGGCCATTCCCGTCTCCGCCTGCACGGCCCTGCAGGGCGTTCGTGACCACGGCCGGGTCCGATCCGGACAGCACGTCTTGGTAATCGGCGCGTCGGGCGGCGTCGGCACGTTCACCGTGCAAATCGCCAAGGCGTTCGGAGCCGAGGTCACCGGCGTGTGCAGCACCTCCAAGCTCGACCTGGTCCGGTCCATCGGCGCCGACCACGTCGTCGACTACACGCGCGGCGACGTCACCGACGGGCGGCAACGCTACGACGTCATCCTCGACATCGGAGGCAACCGCTCACTGACGCGGTTGCGGCAGGCCCTGACGCCCAGGGGAACGCTGGTCATCATGGGCGGCGAGACAGACGGCCGATGGCTGGGCGGCAGCGACCGGCAGCTACGGGCGATGGCCGTTTCCCCGTTCGTCGGCCAGAAGCTCGGGACGTTCGTGGCCACGCAGAGCGCACCGGACCTGACCGCCCTCGCCGAACTCGTCGAGGCCGGCAAGGTGACACCCGTCATCGACCGGACCTACCCGCTCGGCGACCTCGCCGCAGCCATCCGCTACCTGCAGCAGGGCCGCGCCAGGGGCAAAGTCGTCATCCGGGTCTGA